A single region of the Pseudomonas sp. VD-NE ins genome encodes:
- a CDS encoding sigma-54-dependent Fis family transcriptional regulator: protein MAAPAPPLSHDAIVQNSWQRCRAFGLDHQSTPAFDQLPAAGIAQLLDSHHSLVQTTHQEVLPYYENILSNSNCLIMLADNQGQVLTSWGTQRFIEPNLARGFQAGASWVERTSGTNAIGTALACEQAVHIEHDEHFLKANRFMTGSAAPIFDAERKVIAVLDVSSDSYLPPSHTLGMVKMMSQTVENRLILNLFHGQHFQLTFNTGLNNLDSQWAGLLIFDESGQVLSANRRADNLLGMRLSRVSVESLFKVSLLELINQPDGLPFALQTSGRNRFQCLLKRPKQASIQPRVFAEPKSVEAPIKPPAGAISLSTLHFGDGRVEKAVRQAERLLEKDIPLLIHGETGVGKEVFVKALHQASSRSKQAFIAVNCAAIPAELVESELFGYEKGAFTGANQKGSIGLIRKADKGTLFLDEIGDMPLPTQARLLRVLQERCVQPVGSSELFAVDLRIISATNRSLREQVQLGRFREDLYYRIGGLTLELPPLRERSDKEALFKRLWEQHREPTQWAGLSQEVLELFSRHPWPGNLRQVSSVMQVALAMAEEQPVRLEHLPDDFFVDLEMEPVESAVPLGVDLNDVEALNRELKASGGNISHLARRLGVSRNTLYKRLRQIEG, encoded by the coding sequence ATGGCCGCACCTGCCCCGCCGCTGTCCCACGACGCGATCGTCCAGAACTCCTGGCAACGTTGCCGCGCGTTCGGTCTTGACCACCAAAGCACGCCGGCCTTTGATCAACTGCCCGCCGCCGGCATTGCGCAGTTGCTCGACAGCCATCACTCACTGGTGCAGACCACACACCAGGAAGTCCTGCCCTATTACGAAAACATCCTGAGCAATTCCAACTGTCTGATCATGCTCGCCGACAATCAGGGCCAGGTGCTGACCTCGTGGGGCACGCAGCGCTTTATCGAGCCGAATCTGGCTCGGGGTTTTCAGGCTGGTGCAAGTTGGGTCGAGCGCACCAGCGGCACCAATGCGATCGGCACCGCGCTGGCGTGTGAGCAGGCCGTGCATATCGAACACGATGAACACTTTCTGAAAGCCAACCGCTTCATGACCGGTTCCGCCGCGCCGATTTTCGACGCCGAGCGCAAGGTGATTGCGGTGCTCGATGTGTCCAGCGACAGCTATCTGCCGCCCTCGCATACCCTGGGCATGGTCAAGATGATGAGCCAGACCGTGGAAAACCGGCTGATCCTCAACCTGTTCCATGGCCAGCACTTTCAACTGACCTTCAACACCGGGTTGAACAACCTCGACAGTCAGTGGGCCGGGTTGTTGATTTTTGATGAGAGCGGACAGGTGCTGTCGGCCAATCGGCGGGCGGACAATTTGCTGGGTATGCGTTTATCCCGAGTGAGCGTTGAAAGTCTGTTCAAGGTCTCGCTGCTGGAACTGATCAATCAGCCGGACGGGTTGCCGTTTGCCTTGCAGACGTCCGGGCGCAACAGGTTTCAGTGTTTGTTGAAGCGGCCGAAGCAGGCGTCGATTCAGCCTCGGGTGTTTGCCGAACCGAAAAGCGTTGAAGCGCCGATAAAACCACCTGCGGGCGCTATCAGCCTCAGCACCCTGCACTTCGGCGACGGCCGCGTGGAAAAAGCCGTGCGTCAGGCGGAACGGTTACTGGAAAAAGACATTCCGCTGTTGATCCACGGCGAAACCGGAGTTGGCAAGGAAGTCTTCGTCAAAGCCCTGCACCAGGCCAGCTCGCGTAGCAAACAGGCGTTCATTGCCGTCAACTGCGCGGCGATCCCCGCCGAACTGGTCGAGTCAGAGTTATTCGGCTACGAGAAAGGCGCGTTCACCGGTGCCAACCAGAAAGGCAGCATCGGGCTGATTCGCAAGGCGGACAAAGGCACGTTATTCCTCGATGAAATCGGCGACATGCCGTTGCCGACTCAGGCGCGGTTGTTGCGGGTTTTGCAGGAGCGCTGTGTGCAACCGGTAGGCAGCAGCGAGTTGTTTGCGGTGGATCTGCGGATTATCTCGGCGACTAACCGCTCTTTGCGCGAACAAGTGCAATTGGGACGGTTTCGGGAGGATTTGTATTACCGCATTGGTGGCTTGACCCTGGAACTGCCGCCGCTGCGGGAGCGCAGTGATAAAGAGGCGTTGTTCAAGCGGCTGTGGGAGCAGCATCGCGAGCCGACGCAATGGGCGGGGTTGAGCCAAGAGGTGCTGGAGCTGTTCAGCCGTCATCCGTGGCCGGGGAATTTGCGTCAGGTAAGCAGCGTGATGCAGGTGGCGCTGGCGATGGCTGAGGAACAGCCGGTGAGGCTGGAGCATTTGCCGGATGATTTTTTTGTTGATCTGGAGATGGAGCCGGTGGAGAGCGCGGTGCCGTTGGGGGTTGATCTGAATGATGTGGAGGCGTTGAACCGGGAGTTGAAGGCTTCCGGGGGGAATATTTCGCATTTGGCGCGACGTCTTGGAGTTAGCCGCAACACCCTCTACAAGCGGTTGCGGCAGATTGAAGGTTGA
- a CDS encoding heavy metal response regulator transcription factor has protein sequence MRILVVEDELKAAEYLHQGLTESGYVVDHAATGADGLHLAQQQAYDLIILDVNLPELDGWGVLEQLRRTHSTRVMMLTARGRLADKIRGLDLGADDYLVKPFEFPELLARVRTLMRRSENIPVPQVLKVADLELDPGRHRAFRGAQRIDLTTKEFALLHLLMRQSGEVLTRTQIISLVWDMNFDCDTNVVEVSIRRLRAKIDDPFDSKLIHTLRGVGYVLEARE, from the coding sequence ATGCGAATCCTTGTCGTCGAGGACGAGCTTAAAGCTGCCGAATACTTGCATCAGGGTTTGACCGAAAGTGGTTATGTTGTTGACCATGCCGCCACCGGCGCCGATGGCCTGCATCTGGCGCAACAACAAGCGTATGACCTGATTATTCTCGACGTTAACCTGCCGGAACTGGATGGCTGGGGCGTGCTGGAACAACTGCGCCGCACTCACTCCACGCGGGTGATGATGCTCACCGCGCGCGGGCGTCTGGCGGACAAGATTCGTGGCCTTGATCTGGGCGCCGACGATTATCTGGTCAAGCCGTTCGAGTTCCCCGAACTGCTGGCGCGGGTGCGCACCTTGATGCGTCGTAGCGAAAACATCCCGGTGCCGCAGGTGCTGAAAGTCGCTGATCTGGAGCTCGATCCGGGCCGCCATCGCGCGTTTCGTGGCGCGCAGCGGATCGACCTGACCACCAAGGAATTCGCCCTGCTGCATTTGCTGATGCGCCAGTCCGGCGAAGTGCTGACGCGCACACAAATCATCTCGCTGGTGTGGGACATGAATTTCGACTGCGACACCAACGTGGTCGAAGTGTCGATCCGCCGCTTGCGGGCGAAGATCGACGACCCGTTCGACAGCAAACTGATCCACACCCTGCGCGGTGTCGGCTATGTGCTGGAGGCGCGGGAATGA
- a CDS encoding DUF2160 domain-containing protein, with protein MEWMSWTTPTAAFFIVIGLILVGMTTWELRSPSILRRGFLPIATTRGDRLFIGLLGSAYLHLLVIGATDWSIWVASALSLVWLLAVMRWG; from the coding sequence ATGGAATGGATGAGTTGGACCACGCCTACCGCAGCATTCTTCATCGTCATCGGCCTGATTCTGGTCGGCATGACTACCTGGGAATTGCGTTCGCCGAGCATCCTGCGGCGAGGTTTTCTACCGATTGCCACCACCCGTGGCGATCGCTTGTTTATTGGTCTTCTCGGCAGCGCCTACCTGCATTTGCTGGTGATCGGCGCCACCGACTGGAGCATCTGGGTCGCGTCCGCGTTGTCCCTGGTGTGGCTGTTGGCTGTGATGCGTTGGGGCTAG
- a CDS encoding carbohydrate ABC transporter permease encodes MSKRKLIPLLVYILFLLVPIYWLLNMSFKSNTEILGGLTLFPQDFTLANYKVIFTDPSWYTGYLNSLYYVSLNTVISLSVALPAAYAFSRYRFLGDKHLFFWLLTNRMAPPAVFLLPFFQLYSSIGLFDTHIAVALAHCLFNVPLAVWILEGFMSGVPKEIDETAYIDGYSFPKFFVKIFIPLIGSGIGVTAFFCFMFSWVELLLARTLTSVNAKPIAAVMTRTVSASGIDWGVLAAAGVLTILPGMLVIWFVRNHVAKGFALGRV; translated from the coding sequence ATGAGCAAGAGAAAGCTTATTCCGTTGCTGGTGTACATCCTGTTCCTGCTGGTGCCGATCTACTGGCTGCTGAACATGTCGTTCAAGAGCAACACCGAAATCCTTGGCGGTCTGACACTTTTCCCACAGGACTTCACGCTGGCGAACTACAAGGTGATCTTCACCGATCCGAGCTGGTACACCGGTTATCTCAACTCGCTGTATTACGTGAGTTTGAACACGGTGATCTCGCTGAGCGTGGCGCTGCCGGCGGCGTATGCGTTTTCCCGCTATCGTTTTCTCGGCGACAAGCACCTGTTCTTCTGGCTGCTGACCAACCGCATGGCGCCGCCAGCGGTATTTTTGCTGCCGTTCTTCCAGTTGTATTCGTCGATTGGCCTGTTCGATACGCACATCGCCGTGGCGTTGGCGCATTGCCTGTTCAACGTGCCATTGGCGGTGTGGATTCTCGAAGGCTTCATGTCCGGTGTGCCTAAGGAAATCGACGAAACCGCCTACATCGACGGCTACAGTTTCCCCAAGTTCTTCGTGAAGATTTTCATCCCGCTGATTGGCTCCGGGATCGGCGTCACGGCGTTTTTCTGCTTCATGTTTTCCTGGGTCGAACTGTTGCTCGCGCGCACGTTGACCTCGGTCAACGCCAAGCCGATCGCGGCGGTGATGACGCGCACGGTGTCGGCGTCGGGTATCGATTGGGGCGTGCTGGCGGCGGCGGGGGTGTTGACCATTCTGCCGGGCATGCTGGTGATCTGGTTTGTTCGCAACCACGTGGCCAAGGGCTTTGCCCTCGGTCGAGTCTGA
- a CDS encoding type II toxin-antitoxin system Phd/YefM family antitoxin, protein MNRDIVCEWAEEVYGLAALKYSGYICPEYRGELMIIVPLAEAKNNLSKLVDDAAAGQVITIAKHGRAMARLVPVGKPSAQRIGAMKGKLVLPDDFDSPLPDDMLDAFEGTQV, encoded by the coding sequence ATGAACAGGGATATCGTTTGCGAATGGGCTGAAGAAGTCTATGGTTTGGCAGCGTTGAAATATTCTGGCTATATTTGTCCAGAATACAGGGGTGAGCTGATGATCATCGTTCCGTTGGCTGAAGCCAAAAACAATTTATCCAAACTCGTCGATGATGCCGCTGCTGGCCAAGTCATCACGATTGCCAAGCATGGCCGGGCGATGGCTCGCCTCGTTCCCGTAGGAAAACCCAGCGCTCAGCGTATTGGCGCAATGAAAGGCAAACTGGTGTTGCCCGACGATTTCGACTCACCATTGCCCGATGACATGCTTGATGCATTTGAGGGCACTCAAGTATGA
- a CDS encoding ABC transporter ATP-binding protein, whose protein sequence is MAEIRLQHLAHSYSKTPSGAEDYAIREMDHVWEQGGAYALLGPSGCGKSTLLNIISGLLSPSQGHVLFDGKAVNDLTPEKRNIAQVFQFPVVYDTMTVFDNLAFPLRNQGMAEAKVHSKVQEIAEVLDLQNLLSKKARNLTADEKQKVSMGRGLVRDDVSAILFDEPLTVIDPHLKWKLRRKLKQIHEQFNITMVYVTHDQLEASTFADKIAVMYGGQIVQFGTPRELFERPSHTFVGYFIGSPGMNLIDVQPQPGGVGFASTHLPLSDAMQRHIEHGQWKNLKVGIRPEFIHVWDEPFDDAMQARVVHVEDLGTYKIMTLDLDGAPLKVRLAEDKPVPQGTAYISFPAQWLMVYADEFLLEADDEVQP, encoded by the coding sequence ATGGCCGAAATCCGTTTGCAGCACCTCGCCCACAGCTACAGCAAAACCCCGAGCGGCGCTGAGGATTACGCGATCCGTGAGATGGATCACGTCTGGGAGCAGGGCGGCGCCTACGCCTTGCTCGGCCCGTCGGGTTGCGGCAAGTCGACCTTGCTCAACATCATTTCCGGGCTGCTCAGCCCCTCGCAGGGCCATGTGTTGTTCGACGGCAAAGCGGTCAACGACCTGACGCCGGAGAAGCGCAACATCGCCCAGGTTTTCCAGTTTCCGGTGGTCTACGACACCATGACCGTGTTCGACAACCTCGCGTTCCCTCTGCGAAATCAGGGCATGGCCGAGGCGAAAGTGCACAGCAAGGTGCAGGAAATTGCCGAAGTCCTCGACCTGCAAAACCTGCTGAGCAAGAAGGCGCGCAACCTCACTGCCGACGAAAAACAGAAAGTCTCGATGGGCCGTGGTCTGGTACGCGACGACGTTTCGGCGATCCTCTTCGACGAACCGCTGACGGTGATCGACCCGCACCTGAAGTGGAAACTGCGGCGCAAGCTCAAGCAGATCCACGAGCAGTTCAACATCACCATGGTCTACGTCACTCACGATCAACTGGAAGCTTCGACCTTCGCCGACAAAATCGCCGTGATGTACGGCGGCCAGATCGTTCAGTTCGGCACGCCACGAGAACTGTTCGAGCGGCCGAGCCACACCTTTGTCGGCTATTTCATCGGCAGCCCCGGCATGAACCTGATCGACGTGCAGCCGCAACCCGGCGGCGTCGGTTTCGCCTCGACGCACCTGCCGTTGTCCGACGCCATGCAGCGACATATCGAACACGGTCAGTGGAAAAATCTGAAGGTCGGCATCCGTCCGGAGTTTATTCATGTCTGGGACGAGCCATTTGATGACGCGATGCAGGCCAGGGTCGTACACGTCGAAGACCTCGGCACCTACAAGATCATGACCCTCGACCTCGACGGCGCCCCGTTGAAAGTACGTCTGGCCGAGGACAAACCGGTGCCGCAAGGCACGGCGTACATCAGTTTCCCGGCGCAGTGGCTGATGGTCTATGCCGATGAGTTTCTGCTCGAAGCCGACGACGAGGTGCAGCCATGA
- a CDS encoding ABC transporter ATP-binding protein: MSLTLEHVSRTVEGQTWIDDACLKFEPGSFNVLLGRTLSGKTSLMRLMAGLDKPDSGRILMNGVDVTQRPVRLRNVSMVYQQFINYPTMTVFENIASPLRQAGVSKEIIHSKVQETAKMLRIEKFLQRYPLELSGGQQQRTAMARALVKDAELILFDEPLVNLDYKLREELRQEMRELFKARHTIAIYATTEPNEALALGGTTTILHEGRVIQSGPSTSVYHQPQTVLAAELFSEPPINLMPGRIAGNEVSFANFVHFPLNVDLRPVGEGEFRFGVRPSHISLVPSNDDDLELAVTVEVAEISGSETFLHVRNEHFLLVLHLPGVHEYDVDAPIRIYIPTHKLFVFDAQGRLVQAPGRRVARVA, from the coding sequence ATGTCACTCACTCTGGAGCACGTCAGCCGTACCGTCGAGGGCCAGACCTGGATCGACGATGCGTGCCTGAAATTCGAACCCGGTTCGTTCAACGTTTTGCTCGGCCGCACCCTGTCCGGCAAAACCAGCCTCATGCGTTTAATGGCCGGTCTGGACAAACCGGACAGCGGCCGCATCCTGATGAACGGCGTCGACGTCACCCAGCGCCCGGTGCGCCTGCGCAACGTGTCGATGGTCTATCAGCAGTTCATCAATTACCCGACCATGACCGTGTTCGAGAACATCGCCTCGCCGTTGCGTCAGGCTGGTGTGTCGAAAGAGATCATCCATAGCAAAGTGCAGGAAACCGCGAAGATGCTGCGCATCGAGAAGTTTCTGCAGCGCTATCCGCTGGAGCTGTCCGGCGGCCAACAGCAACGCACGGCCATGGCTCGCGCGCTGGTCAAGGATGCCGAGCTGATCCTCTTCGATGAACCGCTGGTCAACCTCGACTACAAACTGCGCGAAGAACTGCGCCAGGAAATGCGCGAGCTGTTCAAGGCGCGCCACACCATCGCCATCTACGCCACCACCGAACCCAACGAAGCGCTGGCACTGGGCGGCACCACGACCATTCTTCACGAAGGCCGGGTGATTCAGAGCGGCCCGTCGACTTCGGTGTATCACCAGCCGCAAACCGTGCTCGCCGCTGAATTGTTCTCCGAGCCGCCGATCAACCTGATGCCCGGGCGCATTGCCGGTAACGAAGTCAGTTTCGCCAATTTTGTGCACTTCCCGTTGAACGTTGATCTGCGCCCGGTGGGCGAGGGCGAGTTCCGTTTCGGCGTGCGTCCCAGCCACATCTCGCTGGTGCCGAGCAACGATGACGACCTCGAACTGGCGGTCACCGTCGAAGTCGCCGAGATCAGCGGTTCGGAAACCTTCCTGCACGTGCGCAACGAGCATTTCCTGCTGGTGCTGCACCTGCCCGGCGTTCACGAATACGACGTCGATGCGCCGATCCGCATTTACATCCCGACCCACAAACTGTTCGTTTTCGATGCGCAGGGCCGTCTGGTGCAAGCACCGGGCCGGCGTGTCGCGAGGGTTGCCTGA
- a CDS encoding carbohydrate ABC transporter permease — protein sequence MNKVQNNKAWWLVLPVFLLVAFSAVIPMMTVVNYSVQDIFDQSSRYFVGADWYKQVLLDPRLHDSLLRQFIYSACVLLIEIPLGIAVALTMPTKGRWSSVVLIILAIPLLIPWNVVGTIWQIFGRADIGLLGSSLNAMGISYNYAANTMDAWVTVLVMDVWHWTSLVALLCFSGLRAIPDVYYQAARIDRASAWAVFRHIQLPKLKSVLLIAVMLRFMDSFMIYTEPFVLTGGGPGNATTFLSQTLTQMAVGQFDLGPAAAFSLVYFLIILLVSWLFYTAMTHSDANR from the coding sequence ATGAACAAGGTGCAGAACAACAAGGCCTGGTGGCTGGTGTTGCCAGTGTTCCTGCTGGTGGCGTTCAGTGCGGTGATCCCGATGATGACCGTGGTCAACTATTCGGTGCAGGACATCTTCGACCAGTCCAGCCGCTACTTCGTCGGTGCTGACTGGTACAAGCAAGTGCTGCTCGACCCGCGTCTGCACGACTCGTTGCTGCGCCAGTTCATCTATTCGGCCTGCGTGTTGCTGATCGAAATTCCTTTGGGCATCGCCGTCGCCCTGACCATGCCGACCAAGGGCCGCTGGTCGTCGGTGGTGCTGATCATTCTGGCGATTCCGCTGCTGATCCCATGGAACGTGGTCGGCACCATCTGGCAGATTTTCGGTCGCGCCGACATTGGTCTGCTCGGTTCCAGCCTCAACGCGATGGGCATCAGTTACAACTACGCGGCCAACACCATGGACGCCTGGGTGACGGTGCTGGTGATGGACGTCTGGCACTGGACTTCATTGGTGGCACTGCTGTGTTTCTCCGGTTTGCGCGCGATTCCCGACGTGTATTACCAGGCCGCGCGCATCGATCGAGCCTCGGCCTGGGCGGTGTTCAGGCACATTCAGTTGCCCAAGCTGAAGAGCGTGCTGCTGATCGCGGTGATGCTGCGCTTCATGGACAGCTTCATGATCTACACCGAACCGTTCGTGCTCACCGGCGGCGGGCCGGGCAATGCCACGACCTTCCTGAGTCAGACGCTGACCCAGATGGCTGTAGGGCAATTCGACCTCGGTCCGGCAGCGGCGTTTTCGCTGGTGTACTTCCTGATCATCCTGTTGGTTTCCTGGCTGTTCTATACCGCCATGACGCACTCCGACGCCAACCGCTGA
- a CDS encoding heavy metal sensor histidine kinase, whose amino-acid sequence MKPASLSMRLGLTVSILGALLVVFLAILAYFALTHELNALSRDSLEKKMAQVEHSLSLYVDANEITGKPHILLDQVMGHDNLTLTIYDRLNLRSPLLKSGSGLSDPRVELKAVRATTDQLTYSDSTDEEGKKFLTASKLIRLKDGSSVPVLLSVDNAHDEALLSAYLRSTLIALPLLLVFIGLTAWGAVQRGLAPLREFRKVAAMVSTQDLDHRLSVVDMPQELSELAHGINFMLHRLDAGVQQLSQFSDDLAHELRTPINNLMGKAQVILSRERTTDEYKDVLVSCTEELERVARIVSDMLFLAQVSHPSALAPFEAVALEVEVAKVAEMFSLSAQDKQIHLNVLGSASVLGDRLMIQRAISNLLSNALRHCPNGKTVTLLIEQSAAQASLLVSNPGAGIEAQHLPHLFDRFYRVDSSRSRSQGSTGLGLAIVRSIMSLHQGVAEVKSLPGAMTVFRLGFPTPESSV is encoded by the coding sequence ATGAAGCCGGCCAGCCTGTCGATGCGCCTCGGTTTGACGGTGAGTATTCTCGGCGCGCTGCTGGTGGTGTTCCTGGCGATCCTTGCCTATTTCGCGTTGACCCATGAGCTCAATGCGCTGTCCCGCGACAGTCTTGAGAAGAAGATGGCGCAGGTCGAACACAGCTTGTCGCTGTACGTCGATGCCAATGAAATCACCGGCAAGCCGCATATTCTGCTCGATCAGGTCATGGGTCATGACAACCTCACTCTGACGATTTATGACCGCTTGAATTTGCGTTCGCCGCTACTCAAATCCGGCTCGGGATTGAGCGATCCGCGCGTCGAATTGAAAGCGGTGCGCGCCACCACCGATCAACTGACCTACAGCGACAGCACCGACGAGGAAGGCAAGAAATTCCTCACCGCCTCGAAACTGATTCGCCTCAAGGACGGCAGCAGCGTGCCGGTGCTGCTGTCAGTGGATAACGCCCACGATGAGGCTTTGCTCAGCGCCTATCTGCGCTCGACGCTGATTGCCTTGCCGTTGTTGCTGGTGTTTATCGGCCTGACCGCTTGGGGCGCGGTGCAGCGTGGTTTGGCGCCGCTGCGTGAGTTTCGCAAGGTCGCGGCGATGGTCTCGACCCAGGATCTCGATCATCGGCTGTCGGTGGTGGACATGCCACAGGAGCTGAGCGAACTGGCGCACGGCATCAACTTCATGTTGCATCGGCTGGATGCCGGGGTGCAGCAGTTGTCGCAGTTCTCCGATGATCTGGCCCATGAGTTGCGTACACCAATCAATAACCTGATGGGCAAGGCACAGGTGATCTTGTCTCGCGAGCGCACGACCGATGAATACAAGGATGTGCTGGTGTCGTGCACCGAGGAACTGGAGCGTGTGGCGCGGATTGTCTCGGACATGTTGTTTCTGGCGCAGGTCAGTCATCCGTCGGCGCTGGCGCCGTTTGAAGCGGTGGCGCTGGAGGTTGAAGTGGCAAAAGTCGCCGAGATGTTTTCGCTGTCGGCGCAGGACAAGCAGATTCATTTGAATGTGCTCGGCAGCGCATCGGTTCTGGGGGATCGGCTGATGATTCAACGGGCGATTTCCAATCTGCTGTCGAATGCGCTGCGCCACTGCCCGAACGGGAAAACCGTGACGTTGCTGATCGAGCAGAGCGCAGCGCAAGCGTCGCTGCTGGTCAGTAACCCCGGCGCCGGAATTGAGGCTCAGCATCTGCCGCATCTGTTCGACCGCTTCTACCGCGTCGACAGCAGCCGCTCGCGTTCGCAGGGCAGCACCGGATTGGGCCTGGCGATCGTGCGCTCGATCATGAGCCTGCATCAGGGTGTGGCGGAGGTTAAGAGCTTGCCGGGGGCGATGACCGTGTTCCGCCTGGGCTTCCCCACCCCCGAATCATCCGTGTAG
- a CDS encoding type II toxin-antitoxin system VapC family toxin, with product MRLLLDTHILLWTLSDDARLSGKARKLIENAAEIYISAATFWEMAIKVGLGKLNVDLEEVRQYCLDSGFIELPVTAEHAIAVKDLEHHHRDPFDRIIVATAMTEPMKLLTADALVARYTDLAVLV from the coding sequence ATGAGGCTTCTGCTCGACACGCACATTTTGCTCTGGACGCTCAGTGATGACGCCAGACTGTCCGGCAAAGCCAGAAAATTGATTGAGAACGCCGCCGAAATCTATATCAGCGCCGCCACCTTCTGGGAAATGGCGATCAAGGTCGGGCTCGGCAAGCTGAATGTTGATCTGGAAGAAGTCCGCCAGTATTGTCTCGACAGTGGCTTTATCGAACTGCCAGTGACTGCAGAGCACGCCATCGCTGTGAAGGATCTTGAGCACCATCATCGCGATCCTTTTGACCGCATTATCGTGGCCACAGCAATGACCGAACCGATGAAGTTACTCACGGCTGATGCTTTGGTTGCTCGGTACACCGATCTGGCTGTTCTGGTCTGA
- a CDS encoding ABC transporter substrate-binding protein, which produces MFDKNNKLRHSISLAAMLALSGLSAAAWADAYEDAAKKWIGSEFKPSTLTAEQQLEELKWFIKAAEPFRGMDIKVVSETLTTHEYESKVLAKAFSEITGIKLTHDLLQEGDVVEKMQTVMQSDKNIYDGWVNDSDLIGTHFRYGKTESITDLMANEGKNFTSPTLDIKDFIGISFTTAPDGKIYQLPDQQFANLYWFRADWFERADLKAKFKEKYGYELGVPVNWSAYEDIAKFFSEDVKEIDGKRVYGHMDYGKKDPSLGWRFTDAWFSMAGGGDKGLPNGLPVDEWGIRVEDCHPVGSSVTRGGDTNGPAAVFATTKYVDWLKKYAPPEAAGMTFSESGPVPSQGNIAQQIFWYTAFTADMTKPGLPVVNADGTPKWRMAPSPRGPYWEEGMKLGYQDVGSWTFMKSTPEKQKLAAWLYAQFVTSKTVSLKKTIVGLTPIRESDINSQAMTDLAPKLGGLVEFYRSPARVQWTPTGTNVPDYPRLAQLWWSHIAEAASGEKTPQQALDGLAKDQDAIMTRLERSKAQAVCAPKMNPERDAQYWFDQPGAPKPKLANEKPKGETVSYNELLKSWADARK; this is translated from the coding sequence ATGTTCGACAAAAACAATAAGCTGCGACATAGCATTTCATTGGCAGCCATGCTGGCACTCAGCGGTTTGAGCGCCGCCGCGTGGGCGGATGCCTACGAAGACGCGGCGAAAAAATGGATCGGCAGTGAATTCAAACCGTCGACCCTGACGGCCGAGCAGCAACTCGAAGAACTGAAGTGGTTCATCAAGGCCGCCGAGCCGTTTCGCGGCATGGACATCAAGGTCGTTTCCGAGACCCTGACCACCCACGAATACGAGTCGAAAGTGCTCGCCAAGGCGTTCAGCGAAATCACCGGGATCAAACTCACCCACGACCTGCTGCAAGAAGGCGACGTGGTCGAGAAAATGCAGACGGTGATGCAGTCCGACAAGAACATCTACGACGGCTGGGTCAACGACTCGGACCTGATCGGTACGCACTTTCGCTACGGCAAGACCGAATCGATCACCGACCTGATGGCCAACGAAGGCAAGAACTTCACCTCGCCGACCCTCGATATCAAGGACTTCATCGGCATCTCGTTCACCACCGCGCCGGACGGCAAGATCTATCAACTGCCCGACCAGCAATTCGCCAACCTGTACTGGTTCCGTGCTGACTGGTTCGAACGCGCCGATCTGAAAGCCAAATTCAAGGAAAAGTACGGCTACGAATTGGGCGTGCCGGTGAACTGGTCGGCCTATGAAGACATCGCCAAATTCTTCAGCGAAGACGTCAAGGAAATCGACGGCAAGCGTGTGTACGGGCACATGGACTACGGCAAGAAAGACCCGTCGCTGGGCTGGCGTTTCACCGATGCCTGGTTCTCCATGGCCGGTGGCGGCGACAAAGGCCTGCCCAACGGGTTGCCGGTGGACGAGTGGGGGATTCGTGTTGAGGACTGTCATCCGGTCGGCTCCAGCGTGACTCGCGGCGGCGACACCAATGGCCCGGCGGCGGTGTTCGCCACCACCAAGTATGTCGACTGGCTGAAGAAGTACGCGCCACCGGAAGCGGCGGGCATGACCTTCTCCGAGTCGGGCCCGGTGCCGTCGCAGGGCAATATCGCTCAGCAGATCTTCTGGTACACCGCGTTCACCGCCGACATGACCAAACCGGGCCTGCCGGTGGTCAACGCCGACGGCACGCCGAAATGGCGGATGGCGCCATCACCGCGTGGGCCGTATTGGGAGGAGGGCATGAAGCTCGGTTATCAGGACGTGGGCTCTTGGACGTTCATGAAATCCACGCCTGAGAAACAGAAACTGGCGGCGTGGCTGTATGCGCAGTTCGTGACCTCGAAAACCGTGTCGCTGAAGAAAACCATCGTCGGCCTGACGCCAATTCGCGAATCGGACATCAACTCACAGGCGATGACCGATCTGGCGCCGAAACTCGGTGGCCTGGTCGAGTTCTACCGCAGCCCGGCCCGCGTGCAATGGACCCCGACCGGGACCAACGTGCCGGATTATCCGCGTCTGGCGCAACTGTGGTGGAGCCACATCGCCGAAGCGGCCAGCGGCGAGAAAACCCCGCAACAGGCGCTGGATGGCTTGGCCAAGGATCAGGACGCGATCATGACGCGTCTGGAACGCTCCAAGGCGCAAGCGGTGTGCGCACCGAAAATGAACCCGGAACGCGACGCGCAGTACTGGTTTGATCAGCCGGGTGCACCGAAACCGAAACTGGCCAACGAGAAGCCGAAAGGCGAGACCGTGAGCTACAACGAACTGCTGAAATCGTGGGCGGATGCGCGTAAGTGA